A stretch of DNA from Malus sylvestris chromosome 9, drMalSylv7.2, whole genome shotgun sequence:
AAGCAGAGTTAGGAGCCGAAACGACGCCGTAGAGTCTGGAATCAAGGGCCAACGGCGTTGATTGTTGAAGCTGGGAGTACTGGACGAGGTCGAGGCGGGGGCTCGCAGGAGCAGCAGGAGCGGAGGTTGTGTGTTTCCACGAGCTTAGGGTTTCAACGGAGGTGACGCAGCACTCCTTCCAGTTGAGGTCGGCGAGGTCAGCGACGACGTCCTCCAGGGTGGTGATCACAAACGGCGAGATGTAGTCTTTGAGCGTCGAGCGAGCCGGATCGACAAGCGACAGCGAACTCACGGCGTCGCTAAAACGTTTCTTAAGAGTTGAAAAATAGGAACAAAAGAGGAGGAAATGAGATGGATTAGGACTTGTTTGGTTaccgagaaagagagagagaataaaagGGGCCAGGAATTCGAACCAGATTTca
This window harbors:
- the LOC126582102 gene encoding uncharacterized protein LOC126582102, whose protein sequence is MEMASASASGRKRKTTSFQREKMFLEDYLLLIQSNSHLHLTVAHLNQIIGMHGYKKIYKVPKKRFSDAVSSLSLVDPARSTLKDYISPFVITTLEDVVADLADLNWKECCVTSVETLSSWKHTTSAPAAPASPRLDLVQYSQLQQSTPLALDSRLYGVVSAPNSASETAPPAKKLVTKRRRKRSPIPAGFARALDSFSYGSC